Proteins encoded in a region of the Ignavibacteriales bacterium genome:
- a CDS encoding metal ABC transporter ATP-binding protein — MEKEIIKFTEVAIGYNKKTIAKSISLSIYQNDFIGLVGPNGAGKTTFLKTLLGSIRSLSGSIIKDDLRFGYVPQRDVVQPLLPYTVFDVVMMGRYSLLPTFSSPKKVDIENVLSSLEKVGIADLKNLLYNSLSGGQRQRTLIARALAVEPDILILDEPTNGMDTPSHYGLLELISELHEKQNLTILLVSHLLTDVANYVKKIILIEKNFFQFGRIEEILSEENLMKAYSSSFSVTKLNDEFIITLKHRN, encoded by the coding sequence ATGGAAAAAGAAATAATAAAGTTTACTGAAGTCGCAATCGGTTATAACAAAAAGACCATCGCAAAAAGTATTTCCTTATCAATCTATCAAAATGATTTCATTGGATTGGTAGGACCAAATGGTGCCGGTAAAACGACTTTTCTAAAAACTCTTTTAGGAAGCATTAGATCGCTTTCGGGATCAATAATAAAGGACGATCTACGATTCGGTTATGTTCCGCAGAGAGATGTGGTGCAGCCGCTTCTTCCCTATACTGTATTTGATGTGGTGATGATGGGAAGATATTCTTTGCTGCCGACTTTTTCTTCTCCAAAGAAAGTTGACATTGAAAACGTTTTATCAAGTTTAGAAAAAGTTGGAATAGCCGATTTAAAAAATTTACTTTATAACAGTTTGTCAGGTGGACAAAGACAGCGAACTTTGATCGCAAGGGCTTTGGCTGTCGAGCCGGATATTTTAATTCTTGATGAACCGACAAATGGAATGGATACACCCTCCCATTACGGCTTACTCGAATTAATTTCCGAGCTTCATGAAAAACAAAACTTGACTATTCTGCTTGTAAGTCATTTGCTTACGGATGTAGCAAATTATGTTAAAAAAATAATCCTGATTGAAAAAAACTTTTTTCAGTTTGGGAGAATAGAAGAAATTCTTTCGGAAGAAAATTTAATGAAAGCTTATTCTTCTTCATTTTCGGTAACAAAATTGAATGACGAATTTATAATCACATTAAAGCACAGGAATTAA
- a CDS encoding metal ABC transporter permease → MEIIQQLIEIFPYAILGSILAGIICGFLGVFVVSQRVVFLGASLTQVAIAGVAFSFLHLINIEALISSIFNIVITEDSYLHHFEPAFFSLLFSLLVVIIFSQTHRQKYLTQDGLLGIIFVVAIAARIMIIQKSPVAELSEIESIMKGDILFIGSREFYSLLVITFFIVTFFTLFQKQLKFVVFDAESSSAYGINSKLWLLLFYIVVGTGISLTTRYVGDVFTFAYLIIPSAMGIMIGKSVLKVFLIAVIIGASLPPIALFLAFKYDFSSGPMAVTLAFAAFLIVLIYKKVKEN, encoded by the coding sequence TTGGAAATAATTCAACAGCTAATAGAAATTTTTCCCTATGCAATTCTCGGAAGCATTCTTGCAGGAATTATATGCGGGTTTCTCGGAGTGTTTGTTGTTTCGCAAAGAGTAGTTTTTCTCGGTGCATCATTAACTCAAGTTGCAATCGCAGGAGTAGCATTTTCATTTCTTCATTTAATAAATATTGAAGCTCTGATTTCATCTATATTCAATATTGTAATCACCGAAGATTCATATCTACATCATTTTGAGCCGGCGTTCTTTTCACTTCTATTTTCACTCTTAGTAGTTATAATATTTTCACAGACACACAGACAAAAATATTTAACTCAAGACGGACTGCTGGGAATTATTTTCGTGGTAGCAATCGCAGCGCGAATAATGATCATACAAAAAAGTCCTGTAGCGGAACTTTCCGAGATAGAATCAATAATGAAGGGTGATATTTTATTTATTGGTTCGCGTGAGTTTTATTCACTGCTTGTCATTACATTTTTTATAGTAACATTTTTCACATTATTTCAAAAGCAGCTCAAGTTTGTAGTGTTTGATGCTGAGTCATCTTCAGCTTATGGAATAAATTCAAAACTATGGCTGCTGCTATTTTACATTGTAGTTGGAACAGGAATTTCCCTTACAACAAGATATGTTGGTGATGTATTTACTTTTGCTTATTTAATTATTCCCTCAGCTATGGGAATAATGATCGGTAAAAGTGTGTTAAAAGTTTTTCTGATAGCTGTAATAATTGGAGCCTCGCTTCCACCGATTGCATTATTCTTAGCTTTTAAATATGATTTTTCCAGTGGACCAATGGCAGTGACACTTGCTTTTGCAGCATTTCTTATTGTATTAATCTATAAAAAAGTAAAAGAGAATTGA
- a CDS encoding GIY-YIG nuclease family protein: MEKYFTYILRSKNHNKHYYGYTSDLEKRLIEHNSGLSSYTKKFLPWDIIYFEEFSSRTEAIKRENFFKSLTGYHWLKENKII, translated from the coding sequence ATGGAAAAATATTTTACTTATATTCTTAGAAGTAAAAATCATAACAAGCATTATTACGGTTATACGTCTGATTTAGAAAAGAGACTTATTGAACATAATTCAGGCTTGTCTTCTTACACAAAAAAATTTCTGCCCTGGGATATAATTTATTTTGAAGAGTTTTCATCCAGAACCGAAGCAATCAAAAGAGAAAACTTTTTCAAAAGCTTAACTGGATACCATTGGTTGAAGGAAAATAAAATTATTTAA